The genomic region AGGTGGTAGCAAATGTCATAGGTCTGATATCGTCAATGTGATGCGAATATCAGGGAATGTTGAATAACGCGCAAGGATTGTAAGCACTGTCAGCCACACTTGGGCTGAGATAGACGGCCATCAAGTGTAGTAGGGCGGGCTTGCTTCAAGCCCGCCAATCAATCACTTCACAAAATACGCTGTCGCGAATTCCTGGATCAGCTTGCGCAGCGTCTCGATTTCAGCAAGATCGGTAGTCTGTTTCGCTTTCATCGCGTGCACGGTGATCCTGTGCATCAGGGTCAGCTGCGTCAGGTACTTGTTCCAGGCGATCTGGTCGCTCGGGTCGGCCGGTTTGATCCGCTGGAACATGAAATACTGGGTGGCGACTTCCTGCAGTTGGTCGGCGTGGTCTTCCTTGTTGG from Candidatus Zixiibacteriota bacterium harbors:
- a CDS encoding superoxide dismutase [Ni], translating into MMKQTVLFAMALVTVSAGTAFAHCEIPCGIYDDSARVVLMQEHVTTIEKAINQIVELSAAGEKNYNQLVRWISNKEDHADQLQEVATQYFMFQRIKPADPSDQIAWNKYLTQLTLMHRITVHAMKAKQTTDLAEIETLRKLIQEFATAYFVK